In Drosophila miranda strain MSH22 chromosome XR, D.miranda_PacBio2.1, whole genome shotgun sequence, the genomic window TTTTCGGGgttttcttttgctttgttttaTAATTTCGAGTTCTTTTAAAATGCGGCAAATAAAGACTACCCTTTCTGAGATAAGAATGCTCTAGAAATATCTTCGCTAACTACGAAATACCTGTGGAAACCCACCTGTATTATCTTTTTGACTCATTGACTGCCAGCTTAACCATCTTGCAGTCCCATCCATCACTTGTGTCACTCAAATATTCTCGATTGCAGAGCAAACACTCCTACGGCTATTGGCTTATCGGAGTAAAAAACCCCACTTCAGAGGCAAAAGCTACTAATAATAATTATCTCTTATCGGCGATCTGATGGCTAGACAGAGAGAGCAATAGAGGGCATATGGCGATGGAAATCTGAGATATCATATCCGAATCACTATTCGCACTTGACTCTATCGCGGCAGCCGACAAAGCCATCAAAAAAGCTATACTATTATTAACTTTAGCCACCATTTCCCTGGAGGTTCAGTTGAGCAACTGCTGGCATTCGGAACGGACAACTttatgcatatatatatagctCTAGCAGACTTTGCTCTAGGATCATTTAAAGGGTAGTGCGAAGAGAAGTCAAGTGAATTTACGGAATATTACGGATCAAAGTGAGTAGAGTAGAAGCGATGGGTATGAAATATTTACCTGGCTGTGTTTGCACGAAGCGCAGATAGGCCCTGTAACCCAGATAGGCGAAAATCTTTGGAGTTTTTCTCTCACCCAAAgaggggggggtgggggcaACAGTGATAGGTCTGGTGGCGTTTTGGGCGGCGAGACGAGTACCGGAAAGATTGGATAGGGCGTTGCGACGCGTCCTCTTTCGCTCTCAACTCTCAACTGGCGGAACTGGCGGAACTGGCGGAAAAAGTTCCATGCGGCAACAGCTGCCGGTCCCGTCAGTGAAACAGGAGTTGGGGAACCAATTTAGACTGTCATTAAGCTGACAAAATAAAGTCGGGCCTGCTGTTTACCCAAGAGTTTATTCTGCTGTTTATTCGCTGAAGCGAAGAGTATGGGAGCTCCTGCTTATCGCGGAGCGAAGAGTATAGGAGCAAGAGCAGAAACAAAGGATGAATCCCTGAAATATCCTTTGAAAACGGCGTTCTGGGGATTCCTGGAAAATCGCCAATCGATGGCGCTTACATAATCCTTTTGGGTTTGGTAAATCAAGCGCATGAAATCGGAAACACAATGCACACAGGACGAGGCTCCAGGAGGTTGCTTTTTGCAGCCTACATTCGGGCGCGCGATAATTGCATTTCGAGCACAATTGCTCCTATTGTACGGACCACAGCCTGCTCCTCTGGATCCGCCTGCTCCAGCCCACAGATGCCATTACACATGCCAGCCATGACTCTTGGCCCCCAGCCACCCAGCCACCCAACCACCCAATCCCCACTCTTTTAGCTCCTCCTTCAGGCTTGCAACCCCAGCAATACCTAACCCTCCGTCTCTTTCTGTAGCCCAGCTCTGCGCCATCGACCATGTGGCCACCGGGAAGCCGACAGGGAAAGCGATATGGACTTGGAGTCGTCCTGCCATTGGCTGTTGGActcctgctctgctctgcgcAGACGCAGAGCTCTGTGACGTCATTAAGAAGCACTGCatcagcagtagcagcagggGATACTTTGGgggatgctgctgctctcAGGGCCACAGCAGCCCAAATCCTTGAAGACGCGCGACCCAACAGCGTAGTTCAGGATTGGAGTTTGGTGTGCAAAGAGCTCTGCGGGTAAGTCTCGGACGATAGAAATCCAAAGTGTCCTTGGATGTAAAGGATTCTAAAATGAAGAAGTGCCAGAGATACATTTTTTTACAAGTTCCTCCTTTAAGTGATTTTTGTGAACTCATGATGATAATATAACAATTAAATGAAAACTCGAAAGTGAATACTCGACAGTGGAATGCGGCGGCGGCACTTCGAGTGAGGGTGAGGCCTCTGAAGAGCCCACCGTAATCGCGGCTGTCAAGCAAACTATGTGCTCAACACCTGATCGGGTGTACCCATATCTGAATCGGTGAATCTGTCAATAGCTCTAAGTGTTTCTATGTTTTTGAGTGATTAATTACGCTGTATACCCAGGGTCTTTTATATACTCAAAGtttgtatatatacatatatattgtaCTCGAACACTTAGATATCTCTAAAGAAAATAGTTCGAGAGCTAAAATTGTAGTACTGAGATGGCAAAAATGTGATATCTTTTTTTAAAGTTATTTATTTGTATCGAATTCTaatttatacaatatataaTAAAAGTAGGTATATAATGGTATTGGTTTCGATTACGAAATCCGTCGTCTGTGTAGGCCATATGGCCGGTATATTTAGTAATAAATTCAAAGATAAAGAGCTGTAAATAAGAGCACACGTCTATTAAACCAATATCTAGTTATTTACCTAATTTCATAAAGATTAAAGAACTACAAACAAAATCACGAATAATAGTTGAACATTTTTAATGGAAATATATTGATTccaataagataatctttcaACTCTTACGAGTTTGCAAAGAAAACGAGGAAAAAACTATGAAAATATTCCCATTTTCTATTACAGAGCCGGCCTGGGCGTTACGACGCCTGGCGAGGCCCATTCTACGATCCTGAGACCGGAAATTGATGCGGCCAAGTGCGGGCAACTGTGTGGACTGCCAAGGGGTTAGTGTCCATTTAGAACCGATCCTCCCTAGCCAAAGACCGATATGATCCATCGCCCAAATATCCCATCCACCTATGATACTCCCCAACTAACTAACGCTCTTCCGTCTGCATATTTTCTTTCTGTTCCTTCGGTTCCTTGCAGATAACGTGGGCGATAGACTCTGTACGAGCTTCTGCCAGCAAAGGCATCGCTCGCTGTCCGGCTGCAGTCCATGCCAGGTgcaggaggtggaggagcAGAAGGAGTGGAAGGAGGCCAGTGCAGTGCAAGGCAGTGCCACACATGGTCCCAGATCCGGGGAATCCCTGGCGGCAGTAGCAGGAATTGCAGCCGCCTCGGATGGTACGACCACGGCGACACCCGACTGGAACGAATTGTGCAAGGCGCTCTGCAAGACTGGCGATGGCGGGTCATTGTGCAACTGTGATCTATCGCCGTTCTTCACCTGAAAGGGGAACTTCCAGGTGCGATGGAAGGCGCTGGATCACaaataatttatatatataattcaAAAGTTATATAACATTTTGTTGTTCTTCGTTTTGGACTTGAGTTAGTGCTAGTGTTGtctttatatatacatatattctatATTCCATATCTTGTTGCGAGAGTTTAGTTGAAATACTGtaaagaacaaacaaaaatcgATAGAAAAAAGgtaaatcaaacaaaaaccaaaaacaaaaacaaac contains:
- the LOC108153389 gene encoding uncharacterized protein LOC108153389, which translates into the protein MWPPGSRQGKRYGLGVVLPLAVGLLLCSAQTQSSVTSLRSTASAVAAGDTLGDAAALRATAAQILEDARPNSVVQDWSLVCKELCGAGLGVTTPGEAHSTILRPEIDAAKCGQLCGLPRDNVGDRLCTSFCQQRHRSLSGCSPCQVQEVEEQKEWKEASAVQGSATHGPRSGESLAAVAGIAAASDGTTTATPDWNELCKALCKTGDGGSLCNCDLSPFFT